The nucleotide sequence CGCTTCGGCGTCATCACTCCGGATTCAGTGGCGCCCCCGGGCTGATCGGCCGCGACGGCAGCGGCAGCTGGTGGCTGAAGGATGGCGCCGGCCGGCGCTGGCAGGGTGAGCTCCGGGATCGTCTCGTCCATCCCGGGCTGTGCGTGCTGCGTTTCGGGCGGGGTCCGGGGGCGCGCACGGTGGTGGTGCCCGCGGATGCCTGCTCACCCGAACAGCATCGACGGCTGCGGGCGGCGCTGCTGGAGCACGGGGCCGGGGAGCACGGCGGCCAAGCCAGTCAATGAAACGCCGCTGCCGCGGAAGCCTGCCCGCCAGATCCGCGCCCGCAGCGATTGGTATGCGGGCTATGCCCCCAAGTTGCACCGCTTCCGGCCGATCGAGTACTCTTCCGGCATTGCTGCACTGCGAACCATAAGCATGCCACCGCGCCCCCGCCGCGCACCCGCGCTGGCAGTACGGGGACCACAGGCTTACCCGACGAACTTCTCCATGAGCGTCACTGTCTACGGCGTCACGTGTCCGCTTGCGCCGCCGCCCGGTACGGTGGCGCCGTGAGCACGGGCGCGGCCGACAAGGAACTGGTCGAGCGGGTGAAGGCCGGTGACAAGCAGGCCTTCAACGAGCTTGTGCTCAAGTATCAGCACAAGCTGGTGAAGCTCATTTCCCGCTACGTGCATGATCACGCCGAGGCGCTGGACGTCTCCCAGGAGGCCTTCATCAAGGCCTACCGGGCGCTGCCGAACTTTCGGGGTGACAGCAGCTTCTACACATGGCTGTACCGGATCGGCATCAACACGGCAAAGAACCATCTGGTCTCCCAGGGACGGCGGCCCCCGGATAACGATATCGATGCCCAGGATGCGGAACGATACGACATCGAATCGCGTCTCAAGGATCAGGACTCGCCGGAGGCGCTGGCGCAGCGCGACGAGATCGAGCGCACCGTGCTCGAGGCCATCGAGGCGCTACCGCCGGATCTGCGCACGGCGATCAGGCTGAGGGAGCTGGAAGGTTTGACCTACGAGGAGATCGCACAGGCCATGGATTGCCCCATCGGTACGGTGCGCTCGCGAATCTTCCGGGCGCGGGATGCCATCGACCGGCGGCTGCGGCCGCTGCTGTCGAACACTGACAGGTGACGGGACTATGCGCGACGACGTACGCGAGAAACTTTCTGCGATGGCGGACGGGGAGCTCCGCTCGCACGAGATGCGCAGTCTGGCGCACCGGCTCGGCGAGGAGCCGGAGGCGGCGGCACAGCTGGAGCGTTACTTCCTGATGCGCGAGACCCTGCGCGAGGCCCTGCGGCCCCACGCCGGGCCGCCGGGTGACGACCTCGCGGCGCGCCTGCGAGCCGCGCTGGAGGACGAGCCGGTGCATATGACCGGACGCACCCGCCGGCGGCGCCTGGTGGAGGGCGTGGCCCGCCCGGTGGCTGGTGTCGCCATCGCCGCCTCCGTGGCGCTGGCGATGGTCACTCTTTGGCCCCGCTTGAGCGAATCGCCCAACCCCACGAGCGCGCCCACACTCGAGCAGCTGGCGTCGGGCAGCCTGGAGGCGGGTGCCCCGGTGTCCGGCAGCGGTTCCGGGCTTAGCCCCGTCGCCGCGGTGGGCAGCGCCGAGCAGCGACAGGACGGGACCGACCCGGAGGCCTCGCGGCAGTGGCAGCAACTCGATCCGGCGGCGCAGGAGCGATTGAATTTCTATCTCGTGAACCACAGCGAGCACTCGTCCACGGGCCGCCTCGGCGGTATGCTCAAGTACGCACGTATCGCCGGGCATGATCGTAGCGAGTAGGGCCCGCCTGGCGGCCGCCGCCTGCAGCCTGCTGTTCGGGCTCGCGCTGATCGCGGGCGCTGCCCACGCCGGCGAGCACTCCGCCCAGGCCTGGCTCGAGCGCGTCAACAGCGCGCTGCGTGACCTGAATTACACCGGCACGTTCGTCTATCGGTACGACGGCAACATCGAAAGCCTGCGCATCTGGCACAAGGCGCTGCCGGGCGGCAGCGAGCGTGAGCGGCTGCACTCCCTCAATGGCGATGCCCGCGAGATCCTCCGCGACGACGACACCGTCACCTGCATCCTCCCGGACGCCCAGTCCGTGGTCGTCGACCGGCGCCAGGCCAGCAACCCGCTCAGCGAGCTGTTGCCTGCCGACATCGCCGCCCTGCAGCCCCACTATCGCTTCAGCCTCCGGGGCGAGGGGCGGGTGGCCGGTCGGGCCGCCGTTCGCGTGATGATCGAGCCGCGGGACGACGCCCGCTACGGCTACGAGCTCTGGGTCGACCGCGACACCGGTCTGCTGCTGCGCTCGGATCTGCGCGACGACGCCGGCGAGATCCTCGAGCAGATACTGTTCGTGAGTCTCGAGGTGGTGGATTCGCTGCCGGACAGCGCGCTTGAGCCCCATCTCTCCGGCGAGGGCTTCAGCTGGGTACGGCGTTCCGTGCAGCAGCGCCCACCGGAGACCCCGGATGACAGCTGGCGCATCACCGATCTGCCGCCGGGCTTCGAGCTGCGCATGAGCGAGATGCATTCGCTGCCGGGTAGCGAGGGCATGGTGCGCCATCATGTCTACTCGGACGGTCTCGCCACGGTTTCTCTCTACGTGGACCGGCATGTCCATGAGGGTCTGCTCGAGGGGCTCTCCCGCATGGGTGCCATGAATGCCTATGGCCGGACCATCGACGGCTACCAGGCGCTGGTGGTGGGTGAGGTGCCGGCGCATACGGTCGAACGCATGGCGCGTTCGCTCGAGCATCGCGCCGGCACCGAGTGAACTTCCCGGCCACAGCCTGGAGCTGACGGCCGGCAACCGGTATGAGGGGAGGGTCTATGACCGCGATTTCGGCCACCGCCCGGGCCTGCCTGCTGGCATTGCTTTGCGGCCTGGTGCTGCCGCTGGCCGCCAGCGCCCAGCTGCCGGATTTCACCGAGCTGGTGAAAGGCAGCAGTCCGGCGGTGGTGAACATCAGCACCACGCAGGAGGTCCAGGCCGGTCGCAGCCTGCCCGGCATGCCGGATCTGCCGGAGGATCACCCCTTCCGGGACTTTCTGGACCGCTTCATGGAGGACGGCGAGCAGCCGCCACCTCAGTTCGATTCGCGGTCGCTCGGCTCAGGCTTCATCATCTCCGAGGACGGCTACATCCTCACCAACAACCATGTGGTGGAGGGTGCCAGCGAGATCGTCGTGCGTCTGAGTGATCGCCGCGAGATGGTGGCGGAGCTCGTGGGGGCGGATGAGCGCAGCGATCTGGCGCTGCTCAAGGTGGACGCCGACAACCTCCCCACCGTGGACATCGGGCAGTCGTCGACGCTGGAGGTGGGCGAGTGGGTGCTGGCCATCGGCTCGCCGTTCGGCTTCGAGTACTCGGTGACGGCCGGCATCGTCAGCGCCAAGGGCCGGAGCCTCCCCACCGAGAACTACGTGCCGTTCCTGCAGACCGACGTCGCCATCAACCCGGGCAACTCCGGTGGTCCGCTGTTCAACCTCGACGGCGAGGTGGTGGGCGTGAATTCCCACATCTACAGTCGCTCGGGGGGATTCCAGGGCGTCTCGTTCGCCATCCCCATCGAGCTGGCGATGGACGTCGTCGAGCAGCTGCGCTCGGATGGCCGGGTGACGCGGGCCTGGCTCGGGGTGCTGATCCAGGACGTGACCCGTGAGCTTGCGGAGTCCTTCGGCATGGATCGCCCGGAGGGCGCGCTGGTGGCCCAGGTCCTGCCGGAGAGCCCGGCCGCCCGGAGCGGGCTGCAGGCGGGGGACGTGATCGTCCAGTTCAATGGCCGCGAGGTGCCGATGTCGGGTTCGCTGCCACCCATGGTCGGGCGGATGCCGGTGGGCGAGACGGTGACCCTCACGGTGGTGCGGGACGGCGAGCGCCGCGAGCTCGACGTCACCCTGGAGGAGCTGCCGGAGGATGCCGGCCAGCAGCCCCGTGGCGAAGAGGGCGGCGGCCAGCAGATGCCGCCGCAGGACTCCATGCTCGACGACCTCGGGCTCGACGTGGAGCCGCTGGATCGGGAGGCGCGGGACGCGCTTGGTCTCGATGACGAGGTGGCCGGCGTCGTCGTGGTCGACGTCGGGCCGGGGGCGGCTGCCGAGGCCGGGCTGCAGCGCGGTGACGTCATCACCCGGGTCAATCGTGAGCCGGTGACGGACGTGGCCGAGCTGGAGCGTGTGCTGGCGGCGCTGGAGTCCGGCCAGAGCGTGCCGGTGCTCGTTCAGCGCCAGGACGGGCCCCGCTTTCTGGCGCTGCGGGTACCCTAGCCCCCTCGATCCACGTCCCCAGCCGCGGATGGAGGGGGCTGGCGAGGCTGCTCCCGCCGGCGGCATTTGAGCACGGCGGCACAAACCCGTATCGTCTGCGCCGGGTTAGACCGTCGCCGCAGCGGCTCCGGCCGCTGCGGCGTCTTTGATTCTGCCAACAGGGGCATCGGCCCCGGAACCGCATGGACCAGATCAGGAATTTCTCCATCATCGCGCATATCGATCACGGCAAGTCGACCCTGGCCGACCGCCTGATCGAGGGCTCGGGCTCCATGAGTCAGCGGGAGATGGGCGAGCAGATGCTCGATTCCATGGACCTGGAGCGCGAGCGGGGCATCACCATCAAGGCGCAGAGCGTCTCCCTGGAATACCAGGCACGGGATGGCCGCCGCTATCAGCTCAACTTCATCGACACCCCCGGGCACGTGGACTTCTCCTACGAGGTGAGCCGCTCGCTGTACGCCTGCGAGGGCGCCCTGCTGCTGGTGGACGCCTCCCAGGGCGTGGAGGCCCAGAGCGTGGCGAACTGCTACACGGCGGTGGAGCAGGGGCTCGAGGTCATCCCGGTGCTGAACAAGATCGACCTCCCCTCGGCGGAGCCGGACCGGGTGATCCAGCAGATCGAGGAGATCATCGGGCTGGACGGGGCGGATGTGATCCCCATCAGCGCCAAGACGGGGCAGGGGGTCGACGAGCTGCTGGAGGCCCTGGTGCAGCGCATTCCGGCGCCGAAGGGCGATCCGTCAGGGCCGCTCAAGGCCCTGATCATCGACTCCTGGTTCGATAACTACCTGGGCGTGGTCTGCCTGGTGCGCGTCTTCGACGGCGAGCTGAAGAAGGGCGACCGCATCCGCGTGATGTCCACCGGCCGCGAGTTCCAGGTGGACGAGCTCGGCATCTTCACCCCCAAGCGGACGCCCTGGAGGTCGCTCACCGCCGGGCGGGTCGGTTTCGTGGTGGCCGGCATCAAGGATATCGACGGCGCACCGGTGGGCGACACGCTGACCGATGCGCGTCGCCCCACCGAGAGCCCGGTGCCCGGCTTCAAGGTCGTGCAGCCGCGCGTGTTCGCGGGGGTGTTCCCGATCAGCGCCGATGATTACGAGGCGTTCCGCGACGCCCTCGCCAAGCTGCGCCTGAACGACGCCGCCCTGCATTTCGAGCCGGAGGTGTCCGAGGCGCTCGGCTTCGGCTTCCGTTGCGGCTTCCTGGGCATGCTCCACATGGAGATCGTGCAGGAGCGGCTGGAGCGCGAGTACGGCCTCGAGCTCATCACCACCGCGCCCACCGTGGTGCACGAGGTGGTGGACAAGGACGGCGAGGTGCACTACGTGCACAATCCCTCGCAGCTGCCGGCTCCGAATGACATCGAGGAGGTGCGCGAGCCGATCATCCTGGCCAGCATTCTCGTGCCCCAGGAATACGTCGGCAATGTCATCAAGCTCTGCGAGGAGAAGCGGGGCACGCAGAAGATGATGCAGTACGTCGGCAATCAGATCTCCCTGGAGTACGAGATGCCGATGGCCGAGGTGGTGCTGGATTTCTTCGATCGGCTGAAGTCCGCGAGCCGCGGCTATGCCTCCTTCGACTACGAGTTCCGGCGTTTCCAGGCGGAGCGGCTGGTCAAGCTCGACGTGCTGGTCAACGGCGATCGGGTGGACGCGCTGTCGGTGATCGTCCATCGCGACCAGGCGGAGTTCCGCGGCCGGGATCTCACCGAGCGGCTCAAGGAGATCATCCCGCGACAGATGTTCGAGGTGGCGATTCAGGCGGCGGTCGGCTCCAAGGTCATCGCCCGCTCCACCGTCAAGGCGCTGCGCAAGAACGTCACCGCCAAGTGCTACGGCGGTGACATCACCCGCAAGAAGAAGCTGCTGGAGAAGCAGAAGGCGGGCAAGCGCCGCATGAAGCAGGTGGGCCGGGTGGAGATCCCGCAGGATGCCTTCCTGGCCGTGCTTCAGGTGGACAGTAACAAGTAGGGCAGGGGACCCGTCGCATGCTGGATTTCGAGACCCTCCTGGTGGTCCTGACCGGGGTGACCGGCGTCGTCTGGGGCTGGGACCGGTGGCGGCGACGGCGTCGCGACCCGGAGGCGCGGGTGTCGTGGTGGGTCGATCTCGCCCGCTCCCTGTTCCCGGTGATCCTCATCGTGCTGGTGGTGCGCTCGTTCGTGGTCGAGCCTTTCCGGATCCCTTCCGGCTCGATGATCCCGACCCTGCATATCGGCGATTTCATCCTCGTCAACAAGTTCTCCTATGGATTGCGCCTGCCGGTTGGGCACCAGCTCCTGGTGCCGCTGGGCGACCCCGAGCGGGGCGACGTCGTGGTCTTCCGCTATCCGCGGGATCCGAATCAGGACTACGTCAAGCGCATCGTCGGGGTGCCCGGCGACCGCCTGCGCTACGAGGGCAAGCGCCTTTACATCAACGGCGAGGCGGTGCCGGTGGAGGCCCTCGGCAGCTGGCAGGGCGACGAAGGTGTGCGCCTGTTCCGGGAGCGGATCGGGGACGAGTGGCACCGTATGCTGGTGCATCGCGGGGCGCGCGATCGCGGCTTCACCTATGAGGTGCCCGAGGGGCAGTACTTCATGATGGGGGACAACCGCGACCGCAGCAGCGACAGCCGAATCTGGGGGCCGGTGCCCCGCGATAACCTGGTCGGGGAGGCATTCCTGATCTGGATGAGCTGGAATGGCGGTATCAACTGGGGGCGGCTGGGCGATGTCATCGAATGACGGGCCGGACGCTTTCGGGTCGACACGGGAGGTGACCATGAGCGCGAAGCGGCAGCGTGGCATGACGCTCATCGGCGTGGTGCTGGTCCTGGCCATCATCGGCCTCGCCCTGCTGGTGGCAATCCGGCTGGTGCCGGTCTATATCGAGGCATACTCGATCGCCTCGGTGATGGCCGACATCGAATCGGAGAGCCGGCTCTCCGGCAACGACCGAAACCAGTTGCGGGAGACCTTCGGCCGCCGCCTGCAGGTCAACGACATCGAGTCCGTCGGCCCGCGTGACGTGGAGTTCCGCGAGGTCGCCGGCGGGCTGGAGATGTTCGTCGAGTACGAGGTGCGCGTGGACCTGCTCGGCAATCTCGATCTCGTGGCGAGCTTCCGGCGCGACGCCGTGATCCGCAACTGACGGAGAACGAGTGACCCTGGACGACCTGCAGCAGGCGCTGGACTACCAATTTGCCGACCCGGCACTGCTGGCGCAGGCGCTCACCCACCGCAGCGCCGAGGGCGCCAACAACGAGCGCCTCGAGTTCCTCGGCGACAGCGTGTTGAACTTCGTCATCGCCGCCGAGGTGTTCCGCCTGCGGGACGGCGCCCAGGAGGGGGAGCTGAGCCGCCTGCGGGCGACCCTGGTGAACAAGAGCTCACTGGCGAAGCTCGCCCGGGAGCTTGGGCTCGGTGGCCACATCCGACTCGGCAGCGGCGAGCTCAAGAGCGGCGGCCGGCGGCGGGATTCCATCCTGGCCGATGCCCTGGAGGCGATCTTCGGCGCGGTGTATCTGGACGCCGGATTCGCCCGCTGCCGCGAGCTGATCCTCGCCCTCTACGCCGGCCGGCTGGCCGACCTGCCCAGCGTGGGGGAGCTCAAGGATCCCAAGACCCGCCTGCAGGAGTACCTGCAGTCACTGCGCCTGCCGCTGCCGGAGTACCGTGTGCTGGATGTGACCGGACGCGCCCACGACCAGACCTTTCGGGTGGTCTGCGCCATCGACGAGCTGAACGCCGCCAGCGAGGGCGCCGCCGGCAGTCGCCGGCAGGCGGAGCAGCAGGCGGCCGAGGCCCTGCTGGAGACCCTGGAACAGGAGCGCGGCCGTGGCTGAGACGCAAGCAGGCACCCTGAAATGCGGCTTCGTGGCACTGGTCGGGCGGCCCAACGTGGGCAAGTCGACGCTGCTCAACGCCCTGCTCGGGCAGAAGGTGAGCATCGTCACCCGCAAGCCCCAGACCACGCGCCACCGCATCCTCGGCATCCACAATCTGCCGGGCGCGCAGATCGCCTATGTGGACACACCGGGTCTGCACCAGGGCCGGCGCAGCGCCATGAACCGCTACCTCAACGAGGCGGCGGCGAGCGCGCTGGCCGATGTCGACGTCCTCGTGTTCGTGGTGGACGGCGGCCGCTGGACCGAGGAGGACGACGCCGTTCTGGCGCGCCTGCGTCAGGCCGAATCGCCGGTGGTGCTGGTGATCAACAAGGTGGACCGGCTGCGGGACAAGACCCGCCTGCTGCCGCTGATCGAGCGCCTGAGCGGTCTGCACGACTTCGCCGCCGTGGTGCCGATCTCCGCCGAGCGCCGGGACAACCTGCTGGCCCTGGAGGAGGAGCTGCTGCAGCGCCTGCCCGAGGGCCCGGCGCTGTTCCCCCGGGATCAGGTCACCGACCGCGGCGAGCGCTTCATGGCCGCCGAGCTGGTGCGCGAGCAGCTGATGGCCTCCCTCGGCGAGGAGCTGCCCTACGCCTCCACCGTGGAGATCGAGGCCTTCGAGCAGGAGGGCCGCCTGCGCCGCATCGCGGCGGTGATCTGGGTCGAGCGCCCCGGCCAGCGGCGCATCGTCATTGGCGAGGGCGGCAAGCGCCTCAAGCACGTCGGCCGCGCCGCGCGCCAGGAAATGGAACGCCTCTTCGACGGCCGCGTCTACCTCCAGCTCTGGGTCAAGGTCCGCGAGGGCTGGTCCGACGACGAACGCATGCTGCGCTCCCTTGGTTACGATGAAGTCTGAGCTTGTCGGGGGGATAACCGCGAAGGCGCAAAGGACGCGAAGAAGGAACGCGAAGGGGATTCAACACAAAGTCACAAAGAACACAAAGTTACACAGAGAAGGTCATGTCTTTCTTCGTGAATCCTTTGTGCCCTTTGTGTCTTTGTGTTTACTGCCTTTCCATCTCTCCGCGTTCTTGGCGCCTTCGCGGTTCATCCCAAGCGGCCCAGCCACACCGGCCACGCCCATACGATGACTGCGCGGCGGGGGGCGGAGCTGGAGCCGGCGTTTCTGCTGCATGGGCGGGCGTATCGGGATACCAGCCTGCTGCTGGAGGTGCTGGGGCGCGAGCACGGGCGGATCGGGCTGGTGGCGCGGGGCGTGCGCGGGCGGCGGTCGCGACTTGCGGGGCTGCTGCAGCCTTTCCAGCCGCTGGCCATCTCCTGGCTGGCGCGCGGAGAGCTCGGCACCCTCACCGGTGCGGAGAGTGCCGGGCGCCCGGTGATCCTCAGCGGCCGCCGTCTGGTGAGCGGGTTCTACGCCAACGAGCTGCTGCTGCGCCTGCTCGGGCGCGAGGACCCGCACCCGGGGCTGTTCAACCGCTACGGCCGGCTGCTCGACGAGCTCGCCGGCGGTACCAGTGAGGCCGTGGCGCTGCGCGGCTTCGAGCGGGATCTGTTGGCGGCCCTCGGTTACGGCCTGCCCCTCAAGCACGACACGGCCGGCGACCCGGTGGAGGCCGGGCGCTGGTACCGTTACGATCCCGCGCAGGGTGTCCTGCCGGCCGACGCCGCCGGCGGCGAGCGCGGGCTCGTCACCGGCGCCACGCTGCTCGCGCTGGCGGCGGACCAGCTCGACGACACCTCGGCACGGGCCGCGCGCGATCTCATGCGCGCGGCACTGCGCCCGCATCTCGGCGCGCGGCCCCTGAAGAGCCGCGAGCTCTACGCCCGCTACCAGACCACCGGAGAGGACAGCGATGGGGCATCATCAGGGCAGTCATGAGCCGCTCCTGGGCGTCAACGTGGATCACGTGGCGACCCTGCGCCAGGCCCGCGGCACGCGTTATCCGGACCCGGTGCAGGCGGCGCTGCTGGCCGAGCAGGCGGGTGCGGATGCGATCACCGTGCATCTGCGCGAGGACCGCCGGCACATCCAGGACCGCGACGTGCGCCTGCTCGCCGAGGTACTGCAGACCCGCATGAATCTGGAGATGGCCATGGCCGAGGAGATGCTGGCCCTGGCCGAGGACCTGCGGCCGGCGGATTGCTGCCTCGTGCCCGAGCGCCGCGAGGAGCTGACCACGGAAGGCGGCCTGGATGTGGCCGGACAGCCCGAGCGCACCGCCGAGGCCTGCGCGCGCCTGGCCGCTGCGGGTGTTCGCGTGTCGCTGTTCATCGACCCCGAGCCGGCCCAGCTGCATGCCGCCGCCGGGGCCGGCGCCCCGGTGGTGGAGCTGCACACTGGCCACTTCGCCGAGGCGTTGGAGGACGCGGCGATTCACGCCGAATTCGTGCGCCTGCGGGAGGCGGCGGTGCTCGGGCAGTCGCTGGGCCTGCAGGTCAATGCCGGTCACGGTCTGCATTACCACAATGTGGCTCCGGTGGCGGCCCTGCGCGAGATCACCGAGCTCAACATTGGCCATGCGGTGATTGCCAGGGCGCTGTTTACCGGCATCGAGGCGGCCGTGCGGGAGATGAAGCGCCTGATGCGCGAGGCCCGCCATTGAGCGTGCTCGGGGTGGGCACCGATCTGGTGGCGGTGGCGCGCATGGCGGCTCTGCATGAGCGTTACGGCGAGCGCCTCGCCCGGCGGCTGCTGGCGCCGGCGGAGCGCGAGGCCTACCGGGCGAGCCCGGCCCCCGCGGCGCTGCTCGCCCGCCGCTTCGCCGCCAAGGAGGCCGCTGCCAAGGCCCTCGGCACCGGAATCGGCGCCCACGCCGCCTTTACCGACATCGAGCTCGTTCACGACCCAGCAGGTGCCCCGCAGCTGCGCCTCCACGGCGCCGCCGCCCGCCACGCCGAAACCCTCGGCGTCCGCCGCAGCCATGTCAGCCTCAGCGACGAGCGCGACTACGCGCTGGCTTTTGTAGTTCTCGAAGACTGACCGTGAGGGAGGGATAACCGCCAAGGCGCGAAGGACGCGAAGGGAAGGCGGGGGATAAACACAAAGGCACAAAGGATTCAAAAGAAAACCATATTCTTATTTCTTTAACTTTGTGCCCTTTGTGCCTTTGTGTTGTACTCTTCCTCTCCTCGCGTCCTTCCCTTCGCGTCCTTTGCGCCTTGGCGGTTACGCCTTCTCCTGGTGCTCCCGCGCCAGGACGTAATCCAGCCACTGGCCGTTCAGGCGGTCGAGGACGCGGTTCTGTTGCTGGCGGGCGGAGAGATTGTCCAGGTCGATCCAGGACAGGGGCTGGTCCTGGCCGGCGCAGGAGAACACCGGGCGGGTGCGCTGGCCGGTGTCGGGGTCCACCTGCCACTGCAGGCACTGGGCGCAGACGCCCTTCAGCATGCACTGCATGGGGCTGCCCACCGTGCCGAAGGCATCGCAGTCCTCCGCCAGGTAAGGCTGCAGCGAGCCGGTCAGCGCCTGCTGGAAGCCCTTGAGCAGGCCGGTGCCGCCCATCACCATCACCCGGTCCACGTCCGAGAGCGGGATGCCGCCGGCCTCCGGGCCGATCTCGCCATCCCCGTAGCGGCGCACCACCTCGATCATGTCGGTGGCCACAAGGCTCGTGTCCTGCGCCCGGCGGGGCTCGATCATCGGCTCCTTCGCGGTGCACCAGATAATCTGATCCGCGCCTGCCTCGAGCTCGTCCTGGTGGTCGACATCGCCCGCGGCACCGAAGGCCGCCACGTACAGCACCCGGTTGCCTGCGGCCCGCAGGGCGGCGCCGATGTCGAGCATCACCGCGGCGCCCCAGCGCCCGGCCACCACCATGATGGTGCGCCCCGTGGGCATGTCCGTGGGTGCGCCGGTGGGGCCCATGAGCACCACCGGGTCGCCGGGCTCGAGCCGCCCCACCAGTCGCGGGCCCGCGCCCCACTGCAGCACCATCAGGCGGATGCAGTCGTCCTTGACGCCGGTACCAGAGACCGTGAGCAGCGGCACCTGCAGCCGTGTGCCTTCGAGCACCGGGCTCAGGGACTCGTAGGTCTGCAGGCGGAAGAACTGCCCGGCGCGGAAGTTGCGCGCCGCCATGGGTGCCTTGACCCAGATCTCCACCATGGCCGGGTTGTCGCGTCGCACCTCGACCACCCGCGCGCGCA is from Spiribacter halobius and encodes:
- the lepA gene encoding translation elongation factor 4 yields the protein MDQIRNFSIIAHIDHGKSTLADRLIEGSGSMSQREMGEQMLDSMDLERERGITIKAQSVSLEYQARDGRRYQLNFIDTPGHVDFSYEVSRSLYACEGALLLVDASQGVEAQSVANCYTAVEQGLEVIPVLNKIDLPSAEPDRVIQQIEEIIGLDGADVIPISAKTGQGVDELLEALVQRIPAPKGDPSGPLKALIIDSWFDNYLGVVCLVRVFDGELKKGDRIRVMSTGREFQVDELGIFTPKRTPWRSLTAGRVGFVVAGIKDIDGAPVGDTLTDARRPTESPVPGFKVVQPRVFAGVFPISADDYEAFRDALAKLRLNDAALHFEPEVSEALGFGFRCGFLGMLHMEIVQERLEREYGLELITTAPTVVHEVVDKDGEVHYVHNPSQLPAPNDIEEVREPIILASILVPQEYVGNVIKLCEEKRGTQKMMQYVGNQISLEYEMPMAEVVLDFFDRLKSASRGYASFDYEFRRFQAERLVKLDVLVNGDRVDALSVIVHRDQAEFRGRDLTERLKEIIPRQMFEVAIQAAVGSKVIARSTVKALRKNVTAKCYGGDITRKKKLLEKQKAGKRRMKQVGRVEIPQDAFLAVLQVDSNK
- the era gene encoding GTPase Era — translated: MAETQAGTLKCGFVALVGRPNVGKSTLLNALLGQKVSIVTRKPQTTRHRILGIHNLPGAQIAYVDTPGLHQGRRSAMNRYLNEAAASALADVDVLVFVVDGGRWTEEDDAVLARLRQAESPVVLVINKVDRLRDKTRLLPLIERLSGLHDFAAVVPISAERRDNLLALEEELLQRLPEGPALFPRDQVTDRGERFMAAELVREQLMASLGEELPYASTVEIEAFEQEGRLRRIAAVIWVERPGQRRIVIGEGGKRLKHVGRAARQEMERLFDGRVYLQLWVKVREGWSDDERMLRSLGYDEV
- a CDS encoding protein YgfX, encoding MLVAILLVHAAAAAPALLLHSLGPGWRLLWLAAVLTELVLTLRRHHSGFSGAPGLIGRDGSGSWWLKDGAGRRWQGELRDRLVHPGLCVLRFGRGPGARTVVVPADACSPEQHRRLRAALLEHGAGEHGGQASQ
- the lepB gene encoding signal peptidase I, whose translation is MLDFETLLVVLTGVTGVVWGWDRWRRRRRDPEARVSWWVDLARSLFPVILIVLVVRSFVVEPFRIPSGSMIPTLHIGDFILVNKFSYGLRLPVGHQLLVPLGDPERGDVVVFRYPRDPNQDYVKRIVGVPGDRLRYEGKRLYINGEAVPVEALGSWQGDEGVRLFRERIGDEWHRMLVHRGARDRGFTYEVPEGQYFMMGDNRDRSSDSRIWGPVPRDNLVGEAFLIWMSWNGGINWGRLGDVIE
- the rnc gene encoding ribonuclease III; this translates as MTLDDLQQALDYQFADPALLAQALTHRSAEGANNERLEFLGDSVLNFVIAAEVFRLRDGAQEGELSRLRATLVNKSSLAKLARELGLGGHIRLGSGELKSGGRRRDSILADALEAIFGAVYLDAGFARCRELILALYAGRLADLPSVGELKDPKTRLQEYLQSLRLPLPEYRVLDVTGRAHDQTFRVVCAIDELNAASEGAAGSRRQAEQQAAEALLETLEQERGRG
- a CDS encoding DUF4845 domain-containing protein, giving the protein MSAKRQRGMTLIGVVLVLAIIGLALLVAIRLVPVYIEAYSIASVMADIESESRLSGNDRNQLRETFGRRLQVNDIESVGPRDVEFREVAGGLEMFVEYEVRVDLLGNLDLVASFRRDAVIRN
- a CDS encoding MucB/RseB C-terminal domain-containing protein; the encoded protein is MIVASRARLAAAACSLLFGLALIAGAAHAGEHSAQAWLERVNSALRDLNYTGTFVYRYDGNIESLRIWHKALPGGSERERLHSLNGDAREILRDDDTVTCILPDAQSVVVDRRQASNPLSELLPADIAALQPHYRFSLRGEGRVAGRAAVRVMIEPRDDARYGYELWVDRDTGLLLRSDLRDDAGEILEQILFVSLEVVDSLPDSALEPHLSGEGFSWVRRSVQQRPPETPDDSWRITDLPPGFELRMSEMHSLPGSEGMVRHHVYSDGLATVSLYVDRHVHEGLLEGLSRMGAMNAYGRTIDGYQALVVGEVPAHTVERMARSLEHRAGTE
- a CDS encoding sigma-E factor negative regulatory protein; translated protein: MRDDVREKLSAMADGELRSHEMRSLAHRLGEEPEAAAQLERYFLMRETLREALRPHAGPPGDDLAARLRAALEDEPVHMTGRTRRRRLVEGVARPVAGVAIAASVALAMVTLWPRLSESPNPTSAPTLEQLASGSLEAGAPVSGSGSGLSPVAAVGSAEQRQDGTDPEASRQWQQLDPAAQERLNFYLVNHSEHSSTGRLGGMLKYARIAGHDRSE
- the recO gene encoding DNA repair protein RecO, whose translation is MTARRGAELEPAFLLHGRAYRDTSLLLEVLGREHGRIGLVARGVRGRRSRLAGLLQPFQPLAISWLARGELGTLTGAESAGRPVILSGRRLVSGFYANELLLRLLGREDPHPGLFNRYGRLLDELAGGTSEAVALRGFERDLLAALGYGLPLKHDTAGDPVEAGRWYRYDPAQGVLPADAAGGERGLVTGATLLALAADQLDDTSARAARDLMRAALRPHLGARPLKSRELYARYQTTGEDSDGASSGQS
- the rpoE gene encoding RNA polymerase sigma factor RpoE encodes the protein MSTGAADKELVERVKAGDKQAFNELVLKYQHKLVKLISRYVHDHAEALDVSQEAFIKAYRALPNFRGDSSFYTWLYRIGINTAKNHLVSQGRRPPDNDIDAQDAERYDIESRLKDQDSPEALAQRDEIERTVLEAIEALPPDLRTAIRLRELEGLTYEEIAQAMDCPIGTVRSRIFRARDAIDRRLRPLLSNTDR
- a CDS encoding DegQ family serine endoprotease, which encodes MTAISATARACLLALLCGLVLPLAASAQLPDFTELVKGSSPAVVNISTTQEVQAGRSLPGMPDLPEDHPFRDFLDRFMEDGEQPPPQFDSRSLGSGFIISEDGYILTNNHVVEGASEIVVRLSDRREMVAELVGADERSDLALLKVDADNLPTVDIGQSSTLEVGEWVLAIGSPFGFEYSVTAGIVSAKGRSLPTENYVPFLQTDVAINPGNSGGPLFNLDGEVVGVNSHIYSRSGGFQGVSFAIPIELAMDVVEQLRSDGRVTRAWLGVLIQDVTRELAESFGMDRPEGALVAQVLPESPAARSGLQAGDVIVQFNGREVPMSGSLPPMVGRMPVGETVTLTVVRDGERRELDVTLEELPEDAGQQPRGEEGGGQQMPPQDSMLDDLGLDVEPLDREARDALGLDDEVAGVVVVDVGPGAAAEAGLQRGDVITRVNREPVTDVAELERVLAALESGQSVPVLVQRQDGPRFLALRVP